A window of the Bacteroides thetaiotaomicron VPI-5482 genome harbors these coding sequences:
- the pncB gene encoding nicotinate phosphoribosyltransferase has protein sequence MIVRTLLDTDLYKFTTSYAYIKLFPYAMGTFSFNDRNETEYTEEFLEALKSEFNKLSRLRLTEEELEYMTRNCRFLPRVYWEWLSSFRFDPDKIDIHLDTTGRLHIEVSDFLYKVTLYEVPLLAIVSEIKNKFFGNVPDMSEILCKLSEKVELSNQHQLRFSEFGTRRRFSIDVQETVIKRLNDTAKYCTGTSNCYFAMKYGMKMMGTHPHEWFMFHGAQFGYKHANYMALENWVNVYDGDLGIALSDTYTSGIFLSNLSRKQAKLFDGVRCDSGNEFDFIDKLVARYKELGIDATTKTIVFSNALDFTKALEIQEYCKDKIRCSFGIGTNLTNDTGFAPSNIVMKLTQCKMNVNQEWRECIKLSDDEGKHTGSPEEVQACLYELRLAK, from the coding sequence ATGATTGTAAGAACACTACTGGATACAGACCTCTATAAGTTTACCACCTCGTACGCTTATATCAAATTATTCCCTTACGCAATGGGCACTTTCAGTTTCAACGACAGAAACGAAACTGAATATACCGAAGAGTTTCTGGAAGCGCTCAAAAGCGAATTCAACAAACTCAGCCGGTTGAGACTTACGGAAGAGGAACTGGAATACATGACACGCAATTGCCGGTTTCTTCCTAGAGTCTATTGGGAATGGCTGTCTTCTTTCCGTTTTGATCCGGACAAGATCGATATTCATCTGGACACAACGGGCCGGCTGCATATTGAAGTCAGCGATTTTCTTTATAAAGTCACACTGTATGAAGTACCGCTGCTCGCCATCGTATCCGAAATCAAAAACAAGTTTTTCGGCAATGTACCCGATATGAGCGAGATACTCTGCAAATTGTCGGAGAAAGTGGAATTGTCCAATCAGCACCAGCTCCGCTTCTCGGAGTTCGGCACGCGGAGAAGATTCTCAATCGACGTGCAGGAGACGGTGATCAAACGGCTGAATGATACGGCCAAATACTGTACCGGAACTTCCAACTGCTATTTTGCCATGAAGTACGGCATGAAAATGATGGGAACTCATCCGCATGAGTGGTTCATGTTTCATGGGGCACAGTTCGGATATAAGCACGCCAACTATATGGCGCTCGAAAACTGGGTGAATGTATATGACGGAGATTTGGGCATTGCGCTGTCCGACACTTATACTTCAGGAATATTCCTGAGCAATCTCAGCCGCAAGCAGGCCAAGCTATTCGACGGAGTGCGCTGCGATTCCGGCAATGAGTTTGATTTTATCGATAAGCTGGTAGCCCGCTATAAAGAACTGGGCATTGATGCCACTACCAAAACAATCGTCTTCAGCAACGCTCTCGACTTCACGAAGGCACTGGAAATTCAGGAATACTGCAAGGACAAGATTCGCTGTTCCTTCGGAATCGGTACCAATCTTACGAATGATACAGGATTTGCCCCTTCCAACATTGTCATGAAACTCACGCAATGCAAAATGAATGTCAATCAGGAATGGAGAGAATGCATCAAACTATCGGATGACGAGGGAAAACATACAGGCAGTCCGGAGGAAGTACAGGCTTGTCTATACGAACTGAGGCTGGCGAAATAA